The following are encoded together in the Acetobacter vaccinii genome:
- a CDS encoding YqaE/Pmp3 family membrane protein: MRLLLALLLPWLQFFTIGRPFSGLLCLVLQITLVGWIPAAIWSVYALSQYETDKKLARRQ; the protein is encoded by the coding sequence ATGCGCCTTCTTCTTGCCCTGCTGCTGCCCTGGCTCCAGTTCTTTACCATTGGTCGCCCGTTTTCGGGCCTGCTGTGCCTTGTCCTGCAGATTACCCTTGTGGGCTGGATTCCCGCTGCCATCTGGTCTGTCTATGCGCTGAGCCAGTACGAAACCGACAAGAAACTGGCCCGCCGCCAGTAA